The following are from one region of the Magallana gigas chromosome 4, xbMagGiga1.1, whole genome shotgun sequence genome:
- the LOC117682061 gene encoding 3-hydroxyacyl-CoA dehydrogenase type-2-like, translating into MVAKRSEKVMESDLEFILKTYILQKNPLPLDEIEKVNTLGTFNMIRQAVILRARNVPNEDKARGVIINTSSVAAFDGQMSEVAYAASKAAIAGITLPLARDIKMFGSLESECVQSVEVYSTLLFLAALPQKAIDALTKTVVFPQRLGKPDEFAQMFQTIVENPYLNGETNRLDGALGMV; encoded by the exons ATGGTGGCAAAACGCAG TGAGAAAGTCATGGAATCGGATTTAGAATTTATTCTAAAAACCTACATCCTCCAGAAGAACCCCCTACCTCTTGATGAGATCGAAAAG GTAAACACATTGGGAACTTTTAACATGATACGTCAGGCGGTGATTCTGAGGGCACGGAACGTGCCCAATGAGGACAAGGCCCGAGGGGTGATCATCAATACCTCCAGCGTCGCTGCATTTGACGGACAGATGAGTGAGGTGGCTTATGCAGCGAGTAAAGCTGCAATCGCAGGAATTACACTACCATTAGCTCGAGACATTAAGATGTTTGGGAGTTTGGAATCCGAGTGTGTACAATCTGTCGAA GTGTATTCGACACTCCTTTTTCTAGCAGCCTTGCCACAGAAAGCAATTGATGCCCTGACCAAAACAGTTGTTTTTCCTCAGAGACTTGGAAAACCGGATGAATTTGcacaaatgtttcaaacaaTTGTTGAAAATCCTTATCTGAATGGAGAAACAAACCGATTGGATGGAGCTCTTGGAATGGTATGA